In Cotesia glomerata isolate CgM1 linkage group LG1, MPM_Cglom_v2.3, whole genome shotgun sequence, one genomic interval encodes:
- the LOC123265110 gene encoding uncharacterized protein LOC123265110, translating to MLEGCNFPKFAKNTDWVVESQPIYKNLLNKLVCNNPKESCFSRMCNSCPNNEEIADYFRVSFNESDVNEIQYKMWTSTDRCTIVNVTSDSEDFIETLVTQLDKLLKHDFIAKTQS from the exons atgttagaaG gatgtaattttccaaaatttgcgaAAAACACCGATTGGGTTGTAGAATCTCAgccaatttacaaaaatttattaaataaattagtttgtaACAATCCAAAAGAATCGTGCTTTTCCAGAATGTGCAATAGTTGTccaaataatgaagaaatcgCTGATTATTTTCGTGTGTCGTTTAATGAATCTGATGTTAATGAAATCCAATATAAAATGTGGACATCAACAGACCGTTGTACTATTGTGAATGTTACTTCAGATTCTGAAGACTTCATCGAGACTTTAGTGACGCAACTTGATAAGCTTTTGAAACATGATTTTATTGCGAAAACacaaagttga
- the LOC123268608 gene encoding uncharacterized protein LOC123268608: MAEMDLRIEENYSELESLNFALCKNSLLILHLNVRGLNTNFENLELFIEKLSVKPDIIVCSETWTLPCFSFFKISDYDCCYNHSMINKADGVLMYIKKTLNSSFVIEEVGNLKIVSTIFKRDNNVKFKVSGVYRWHDVNKEVFINSICDYLKSTSHEKNHAIVGDFNINVRNLDNSTNNFLSNFLDSGYIPYFNGVTRPNAHDPDEFFDTLIVTIKSFIKDSSVVVKKSSRDNKPRSNWITKGIIKSCKTKESLYNIWKLDRNNITLKLEYNNYCKTLSKVIKSAKAKYERERVNKRIVNELDALLNEHNELLKIFKSHMHKLESDNHAIVINPDKTPAGEHIRRFNAPVADDVAGIMVGDRTGAREIVIRRRNNNLQFIADTHRSYDALQYPLIFWKGQDGYSINIKQRDPVLGAGTNKNVSSKDYYAYRLMIRRGLDNVILRFRELCQQFMVDMYAEIEGKRLRYLRYNQLKLRVEEYIHLRDAIVNNADATEINNSVILPSSFVGSPRHIQEYIQDALTLMREYGRPCLFIPFICNPKWPEITSLLLPGQNAIHRHDITARVFRQKLKSLINFITKSHVFGPTRCWLYSVEWQKRGLSHAHILVWLIDKIRPEEIDNIISAEIPDPSTRSKDFTNDTITYVDGYPIYRQRNPDNGGQSFIKNISNTDIDIDNRWVVPYSPLLSKTYNAHINVEICSFVKSIKYICKYVHEGSDMAVFRVENTNVNAPPVNKNDEITLYQIGRYISSNKAVWRIFGFPIYERNPAVVQLAVYLENGQHVYFTNETAIDRAINPPKTTLTEFFELCNRADDFGAFARTLLYSQVPRYFTWAQTKQWIPRKQGSPVDACPNLFKSNALGRVFTVNSRQTECFYLRLLSVNVTGPLSFQDIRKVNGQQYTTYKDACLALGLLEDDNQWECMLAETALNCTAIQIRLLFAIVLTTCFPARAEILWDNHKDSMTDDILHQHRTQCNDLAITFSDDTYNEALIAIEDICIIIANLPFSHFGMNSPNRGATDSINTEMNSEMQYNTVETAAIVTRNVPLMNEEQRTIYDRIMLSVSAGQGGFFFSDAPGGTGKTFLISLILAKIRSNNDIALAVASSGIAATLLDGGRTAHSCAT; this comes from the exons ATGGCTGAAATGGATCTAcgaattgaagaaaattacaGTGAACttgaaagtttaaattttgcGTTGTGTAAAAATAGTCTCCTGATATTACATCTTAATGTCAGGGGTCTCAATACTAACTTTGAAAACTTAGAactatttatagaaaaattatctGTTAAACCGGACATCATAGTTTGCTCTGAAACCTGGACACTGCCCTGTTTCTCATTCTTCAAGATTAGTGATTATGATTGTTGCTACAATCATAGTATGATTAACAAAGCTGATGGTGTTTTAATGTATATTAAAAAGACATTAAACTCGAGTTTCGTGATTGAAGAAGtgggtaatttaaaaatagtctcCACTATTTTCAAACGTGACAATAATGTCAAATTTAAAGTCTCAGGTGTATATAGATGGCATGATGTTAATAAAGAAGTCTTTATTAACTCAATTTGTGATTACCTTAAGTCTACTTctcatgaaaaaaatcatgCAATTGTTGGTGATTTTAACATCAATGTGCGTAACCTAGATAATTCaactaataactttttatcaaatttcctGGATTCTGGTTACATTCCATACTTTAATGGAGTAACCAGACCTAATGCTCATG aTCCTGATGAGTTTTTTGATACTCTCATAGTGACAAttaaatcgtttattaaaGACTCTAGTGTTGTTGTTAAAAAATCTAGTCGTGATAATAAACCAAGAAGTAATTGGATTACCAAGGGAATTATTAAATCTTGCAAAACCAAAGAATCTCTATATAACATATGGAAATTGGATAGAAATAATATTACTCTAAAACtagaatataataattattgtaaaactCTAAGCAAAGTGATTAAATCAGCCAAAGCTAAATATGAAAGAGAAAGGGTTAATAA ACGCATCGTCAACGAGCTGGATGCTCtattgaatgagcataatgaattgttgaaaatattcaaatcccaCATGCACAAATTAGAAAGCGATAATCAcgctattgttattaatccTGATAAAACACCAGCTGGAGAACACATTCGTAGATTCAATGCACCTGTTGCTGACGACGTTGCTGGAATCATGGTCGGCGATCGTACAGGTGCACGAGAAATTGTGATTCGTaggagaaataataatcttcagttCATTGCTGATACACACCGTTCATATGACGCTCTCCAATATCCGCTAATCTTCTGGAAGGGACAAGACGGATAtagcataaatattaaacaacgaGATCCCGTATTAG GAGCCGGAACAAACAAGAATGTTAGCTCGAAGGATTATTATGCATATAGATTGATGATTAGACGCGGGCTGGATAACGTCATTCTACGATTTCGAGAGCTTTGTCAACAATTCATGGTCGACATGTACGCGGAGATAGAAGGCAAACGACTACGATACTTACGATATAATCAACTCAAGCTACGTGTGGAAGAGTACATTCACTTGCGAGACGCTATTGTCAACAACGCCGACGCCACCGAAATTAATAACTCTGTCATTCTACCATCATCGTTCGTAGGCAGTCCACGTCATATACAAGAGTATATACAGGATGCTCTGACTTTAATGCGCGAATATGGGCGACCGTGTTTATTTATCCCGTTCATATGTAATCCAAAATGGCCAGAAATTACATCTTTGCTGTTGCCTGGCCAAAATGCAATACATCGCCATGACATTACAGCACGTGTGTTTAGACAAAAGCTGAAgtcattgataaattttattactaaatcacaTGTATTCGGTCCCACACGTTGCTGGCTGTATTCGGTTGAGTGGCAAAAGCGAGGATTATCTCATGCCCACATTTTGGTTTGGTTAATCGACAAAATCCGTCCTGAAGAAatagataatataatttctgCAGAAATTCCCGATCCGTCTACGAGATCAAAAGATTTCACTAACGATACAATCACGTATGTCGACGGATATCCAATATATCGTCAAAGGAATCCAGATAATGGCggacaatcatttattaaaaatatcagcaACACAGACATTGACATTGACAATCGTTGGGTCGTGCCATATTCGCCCCTGCTGAGCAAAACATACAATgctcatattaatgttgagATCTGCAGTTTTGTGAAGAGCATCAAATACATTTGCAAGTATGTCCATGAAGGTAGTGACATGGCGGTGTTTAGAGTGGAAAATACCAATGTGAATGCTCCTCcagtaaataaaaacgatGAAATAACGCTCTACCAAATAGGTCGGTACATCAGCTCCAATAAAGCTGTTTGGCGTATCTTTGGTTTTCCAATTTATGAACGGAATCCAGCAGTTGTTCAGTTAGCCGTTTATCTTGAAAATGGTCAGCATGTATATTTCACGAACGAGACAGCGATTGATCGTGCTATAAATCCACCAAAAACTACACtcactgaattttttgaattgtgtaaTCGTGCGGATGATTTTGGTGCCTTTGCACGTACTTTACTCTATTCACAAGTACCACGCTATTTCACATGGGCTCAAACAAAACAATGGATACCCCGCAAGCAAGGCTCACCAGTTGATGCATGccccaatttattcaaatcaaaCGCCTTGGGGCGAGTATTTACAGTGAATTCAAGACAGACTGAGTGCTTTTATCTTCGACTATTGTCggttaatgttactggcccaTTGTCATTTCAAGATATACGTAAAGTGAATGGGCAACAGTATACAACGTATAAAGATGCATGCCTTGCACTCGGCTTGCTAGAAGATGACAATCAGTGGGAATGTATGCTTGCTGAAACAGCATTGAACTGTACAGCAATACAAATTCGTCTACTATTCGCTATAGTGTTGACTACATGTTTTCCAGCCCGAGCAGAGATATTGTGGGATAATCACAAAGATTCAATGACTGATGATATATTGCATCAACATCGTACACAGTGTAACGATCTAGCGATAACATTCAGCGACGATACGTACAATGAAGCATTGATTGCTATTGAGGATATTTGCATTATCATTGCAAACTTACCATTCAGTCATTTCGGTATGAATTCGCCAAATCGAGGTGCAACTGATTCAATAAACACTGAAATGAATAGTGAAATGCAGTACAACACTGTAGAAACGGCGGCGATTGTTACTCGCAATGTCCCACTAATGAATGAGGAACAAAGAACCATTTACGACCGCATTATGCTTTCAGTTTCAGCAGGACAAGGTGGGTTCTTCTTTTCAGATGCACCAGGTGGAACTGGCAAGACATTCCTTATTTCGCTAATTCTCGCCAAAATACGATCCAATAATGACATCGCATTGGCCGTTGCATCATCGGGCATTGCGGCAACTTTATTGGATGGAGGCAGAACAGCTCATTCA tgtgcaacataa